TAGACATAGTGAATTATATAAGGAACATTCTCCTTTATCTTAATCTCCTCTTGTGTTTCCCTCTGATGAATTTCTATTACTTTGAATGTTTCACCAGAAGACTTGCCAATTCCTTTTTCTTTAGTTGATTCACCTGCAGATTTGTCATTATCTTTTTTCTTGGTTGATTCAGTACCAGACTTGCTTTTATCCTTATCTTTGGTAGATTCGGAAGACTTTCCTTCTTCTTTGCCCTTGTCTTTCTTTTCCTCCTTTTTGGTCTCTTCCTTAATGGAAATAACCTCTGCttttttattcactttttttctcaaaaatgaTGTCAATTTCTCTGCTTCAATGGTGCCTTCAACTGTCACACTTTGAGCTTTCTTGTCGGTTTTCACATTGAAAATACCTGTAATAATTTCATCATATATATCATCAAAGTCCTTGCATTTTAAATGGAATTTTTCATATATACAGAAATTCTTCCATTACAGTCCTTGAGTACTTACCTTTGTGCTTTATTAATCTACCTTTCAGGTCAGTCTCACATTTGTCACAATGCATGTCAACCTTCACCGTGATAGTGCGGATAATTGGCTTTAAATCACACAAGGAAAAATTTAGTTATAAATAGTCCCAAATTTTATACAAATGTGTAAAGTGTAGTGTAGATTCAATAAGTCTACGAATAATGTTACTTTCACACCTCTaagagaggtggaatgaggaggaATAATGTTTGGTTCACACCTCAAAGTAGAGGTTGAAAGAAGTGGATGATGAGACACataggaagaaaagagagagaaagtaaagatgtgatagatgatttgattgataaagaagagaaaaatagatagaaaataaaTGTGGAAAAGAGGTGAGAAGTGTGTATGTATCATAACTCAATGAGGAGCGAGATaattaagaagaaaagaaaaagtaagagagagagagagaaagtatgtgaTGTATTAATGTGATAGAAGATGAaatgagagataaaaataaaaaattagaaatcgGAGCAGATTTGTGAAGAAAAGGGGAGAAGAAAAAATAAGTGCAATGACATAGATTATAAATTTAAGACTACTTTAGGggtaaatttgtcaaatgtggGTGATGCAGTCATACATCATTTGAAAGGGTGACGTACCCTAGCCTTTGCCAGGTGAAAATAAAGTGTttagaaaatgaggtgtgtacatatcattattggttttttttgtcacttatatcaatataacaacttaatttttaaaaatacct
This portion of the Lotus japonicus ecotype B-129 chromosome 3, LjGifu_v1.2 genome encodes:
- the LOC130743130 gene encoding heavy metal-associated isoprenylated plant protein 4, whose protein sequence is MADGKEEKKDEKGKDKKEGKEEKKKDEGKEEKKKDEGKEEKKKDDNEVITAIYKVNLHCQECGNKIKKHLMTTQGVQTVDMDIEKGEIKAKGKIDPLKILKLIEKKSNKKVELISPKVKPKEVTTKDDKKPKETKDPIIRTITVKVDMHCDKCETDLKGRLIKHKGIFNVKTDKKAQSVTVEGTIEAEKLTSFLRKKVNKKAEVISIKEETKKEEKKDKGKEEGKSSESTKDKDKSKSGTESTKKKDNDKSAGESTKEKGIGKSSGETFKVIEIHQRETQEEIKIKENVPYIIHYVYAPQLFSDENPNSCCVM